Genomic segment of Pseudoalteromonas sp. NC201:
TCGTTCTTATCTTATTTGTTTTACGCCGCTTGCTTTTTACCCATTTTATCTCCATATCCAGCTTATTGAATAGATGAGAAGATAATAATGGATATAGGGATCACAGAAGTATTGTTGTTATTTACGGCGATCTTTATCGCGTCCTTTTTACTTTTTAAGGTCGTGCTATGGGCCAAAAAAAATGCCAAAAGGCGCTTATCTATTTTTGGCTTTAATGCCGCTCATCTCTCTTTTTCCTATTCCACCACCCGTTTTTAAAAATGTCGCTAAAGCCAAACAAGAACAACGTAAAAAAGCACCCAAATCAGAACCATAATCTCACAGGAAAATAGTTTAATGTCAGCTTCAATATTTATTGTTAACCTTACTTATGTTACCGAAATTGAACTGGTAGAGCCGCTGCTCGCCCCTCACATTGCGTTTTTAGATCGCTTCTATGCCAATGGTACTTTTATAGCCTCTGGCAGAAAAATCCCACGAACTGGTGGGGTGATTTTGGCAAAGGCGAGTAGTAAAACTGAGCTACTTGATATTGTTCGTCAAGATCCCTTTTATGTCGCCGAAGTGGCTCGGTATGACATTATCGAGTTTGTGCCAAGCAAGTTTGCATCTTGCTTTACAGAAGTGGAGAAATACCTTAATTCTTGAGTGCCCGCTTGGCCACGTCCGTATCGTGGCAGGTATAGGCCGTTGAAATAATCCCTTCGCTCAATAGAAACAGGCGCTCGACAGAGGCATCATCAGCGTCGTTGAACGATTGTTTGAGTAACGCTTTTACCGCAAGTTTGTGCCGCTGGCATAGTTGATTTATTGGATTGGTAAGCTCACCAAATTCTGCCGCCGTGTTGATAAAGTAACAACCACGGAAATCGCCCAGCACTGCCACTTTGTTATTAATCCACTGATCTAGCGCTGAAAATAGCTGCTCTGTGAGCTGTTCATTCGTTCGAGTATTTTCGAGGCAACGAGATAACCAAGATATATATAAGTGATGCCGCTGCTCAAGTGTTGCAAGCACCAGTGCCTCTTTACTCTCAAAATGGTTGTACAGGGTTTTTTTAGCAATGCCAGATGACTTTAATACTTCGTTAATGCCAATGGCATGAATGCCATATTGATAGAACAGGTCCATTGCGCAATCGATCAGTTGTTGTCTTTTTGTACTCATCAGTCAGCCATGTTTATTACCGTGATTATAGGTTGACAGAAGTAGACCAACTTGTCTACCATTTGCGGAGTAGACAAGTTGGTCTACTTTTTGGAAAGGGAAAGAATACAATGAGAGAAATACAACTTGCTTTAATTGCTGGAGCGGGGGCGTTTATCGCAATTGCAATATTGGCGTTTAGTCAAACGATAAGTGCTGAGCATATTTTTTTAATGGCACCTTTGGGCGCAACGGCAGTGCTGGTATTTGGTGTGCCCGAAAGTCCGCTAGCGCAGCCTAAAAACGTCATCTTTGGACATATCATTACCGCTACAATCGGGATTATTTTTGCGCAGTATATCGGTGTTAACGAATTCACTTTGGCATTAGCAACGGGGCTTGGCGTATTTAGTATGTTAGTAACAAAAACAACCCACCCACCGGCTGGCGCGAATCCAATACTGATCATGTTGGCACTAGAGGGATGGAGCTTTTTATTTACGCCTGTGATTATTGGCGCCGTGGTGCTAGTCCTGGTTGGTAAAGCAACGTTAGCGGCTAAAACAAAGCTAACTACAATAACAGCTGCTTGATATGTTGATGTGCAGGCCTTATTCGCCTGCCTTCTCAAATATTGAGTCGCACAATCTGTTAGCTAGGTATTAGATTAGTTCATTGAAATTAATAAAAAATAAATAGCGATGACAAAATTTCATTAAGCGCGTTTTTGGGTTTCGTGCTAGCATGGCAGCAACGGAATTACTTTGTCTGATTGACCAATTGATAGCATTACATCTCTTTAGTCGGCTGTTTTATGGGGTACGTGGTGCCAAATGTACGAAAGAAGGCCTCCTCCTTAAGTCGAAATCTGCTGACAGTTTCATCCCCTTTAGCACTATGACAGTTCCACCAGCACCTCAGCGTGGTTGGCTTGCTCAAAAAGTCCTGATCAAACAGGGTCACGAGACCTATGTGTTAAGTGTTAAAAATCAAGGTGCAGATGAGTTAGTGCAACAATTGCAACGACTTTGGATTTTACACCATGGCAAGCACTTGCAAGTCAAAGTTCGTAAAATTGAGCAGTTATTAACGCGTCGATATCTTAGTCATCATAATCAAAGTTTAGTGCGTCATGTTTGCGGTGCCTTATGGTCCAGCTGGCAGCACCTAGATGACAATATCGTACCAAGTTCGTTAAAGCCTCAAGTAGCAACGGTACGAGAAATTGCAGTTTGGAATGAGCGTGATATTGCTGAGTTTCAGTCTGCTTTTGTCGAACACTACTTGGCAAAAGACGCTAACTTTTTTGACAGCATTGAATCAAATCCCCTTACGCTAGCTCAGCGTAAGGCTTGTGTGATCCAGGATGACAGGCAATTACTGCTTGCTGGCGCAGGCACGGGTAAGACAAGCGTTATCAAGGCCAAAGTTGGGTATCTCTTGCATCGTAAATTAGCTCAGGCGAATGAGCTGTTGTTGCTTGCGTATGGTAATGATGCCGCGACGGAGATGCGTCAGCGCTGTCGGCCTCTCTGTAATACCTTAAATTGCTCTACCTTTCATTCACTTGGCATGCAGATCATCGAAGCGGTTACCGGGGAAAAGCCGACAATTTCAAATCTAGCAACGGATAAAAAACTATTTAAACAATTTATTGCAGACACCGTGCAGTCGTTGCGACAAGAAAGCCACTTTGAGCGAGATTTTGCACTATTTCTGAAAAGTTCGAGCACACAGCAAGCGTCACAGGCGATAGACCTGATAAGTCAGATATTACCATTGATGAAGCATGCTCAAATAATGGGGGAGGTTGAGCAACTGCTGACGCAATTTAGCAATCAAATGAGTGTGATCATGCCAGTTCTTGCGGAATATCAGCTGTATTTAAGCAATGAATCTAGCATCGATTTCGATGACATGCTGGAGCGGGCTATTTATTACGTAGAGTCTGGTCAGTTTATTTCACCGTGGAAGTTCATCTTGGTCGACGAATTTCAAGACATTTCCCGTGTGCGGGCAAAGCTCATTCAGGTGCTGCTAGATAAAAAAGCCGGCTCGCAATTGTTCGCCGTTGGTGATGATTGGCAGGCTATTTATCGCTTTAGTGGTGGCGATATGCGCTTAACAACCGAATTTACTCGCTATTTTGGAAAGTCGACGACCACATACTTGGATAAAACATTCCGTTATCCTCAAACCATTTTAGACACGGCGAGTGAGTTTATTTGCCGCAATCCAGAACAAATAACCAAGCATATCACTTCTCATACCACAGGCGTGGCAGGACAGGGCGTAGTGAAAGTGATGGTTGATGACGAATTGTCGCAGGCGCAACAACTGCTCAATCATATTGAGCAGCGCAACGAAGGGAAAACTTCCGTTGCCTTACTGGCAAGAAATCACAGAGCATTACCTGATAAATCAAAGATTGCGCAGTGGCGGCAGCTCTATCCAGAGCTTATTATTTCACATAACACCTTTCACGGTGCCAAAGGGTCTGAAGCAGACTTTACGATAGTATTTGGTCTCAAGCATAGAAACTTTCCGTCACAGGTAAAAACGCCAGCATTTGTCGATGCGCTTTTACCAGCACAAGGGGCATTTCCTGACGCAGAAGAGCGACGCTTATTCTATGTGGCGTTAACTAGAGCGAAGAAACAATGCTTTTTATTAGCACCAAATGATACACCTTCCTACTTTTTAGAGGAAATCGCATAATTATTAATCCCTGTTGATGGACTTGATCTTTTTGCGCCAGGCACTCATACAATTACTTGTTGAATTAAAAAATAAGCGAGGAAAGGATGAGTACGGATCTACTAAAAGACGCGTTGAAAAGATTAAACCATATAGTCGAAAAAACAGGAGTTAACGAGTCTACCTATCAAGCGTTAGCCCAGCCTCAAAGAACGCTGTCGAGCAACATTTCAATTCGTCGTGACAACGGTAAGCTTGATTATTTTAAGGCGTATCGTTGTCAATACAATGATTTGCTAGGCCCAACAAAAGGCGGAATACGCTTCCATCAAGAATCTGATATGAGTGAGGTGCAAGCTTTAGCCCTTTGGATGACACTAAAGTGTGCAGCGGTTGGCGTGCCATTTGGTGGAGGTAAAGGTGCCGTAACCGTTGATCCTAAATCACTAAGTCCCATGGAGCTTGAGCGCCTTGCTCGAGCATACATCAGAGCTAATGCTGATTTTATTGGACCCGATCAAGATATTCCTGCTCCGGATGTGTACACCAATGCTAGGATTATGGGCTGGATGATGGACGAATACGAGAAAATCGTCCGTAAAAAAAGT
This window contains:
- a CDS encoding YciI family protein, which codes for MSASIFIVNLTYVTEIELVEPLLAPHIAFLDRFYANGTFIASGRKIPRTGGVILAKASSKTELLDIVRQDPFYVAEVARYDIIEFVPSKFASCFTEVEKYLNS
- a CDS encoding TetR/AcrR family transcriptional regulator, producing the protein MSTKRQQLIDCAMDLFYQYGIHAIGINEVLKSSGIAKKTLYNHFESKEALVLATLEQRHHLYISWLSRCLENTRTNEQLTEQLFSALDQWINNKVAVLGDFRGCYFINTAAEFGELTNPINQLCQRHKLAVKALLKQSFNDADDASVERLFLLSEGIISTAYTCHDTDVAKRALKN
- a CDS encoding HPP family protein, whose product is MREIQLALIAGAGAFIAIAILAFSQTISAEHIFLMAPLGATAVLVFGVPESPLAQPKNVIFGHIITATIGIIFAQYIGVNEFTLALATGLGVFSMLVTKTTHPPAGANPILIMLALEGWSFLFTPVIIGAVVLVLVGKATLAAKTKLTTITAA
- a CDS encoding UvrD-helicase domain-containing protein, with amino-acid sequence MAATELLCLIDQLIALHLFSRLFYGVRGAKCTKEGLLLKSKSADSFIPFSTMTVPPAPQRGWLAQKVLIKQGHETYVLSVKNQGADELVQQLQRLWILHHGKHLQVKVRKIEQLLTRRYLSHHNQSLVRHVCGALWSSWQHLDDNIVPSSLKPQVATVREIAVWNERDIAEFQSAFVEHYLAKDANFFDSIESNPLTLAQRKACVIQDDRQLLLAGAGTGKTSVIKAKVGYLLHRKLAQANELLLLAYGNDAATEMRQRCRPLCNTLNCSTFHSLGMQIIEAVTGEKPTISNLATDKKLFKQFIADTVQSLRQESHFERDFALFLKSSSTQQASQAIDLISQILPLMKHAQIMGEVEQLLTQFSNQMSVIMPVLAEYQLYLSNESSIDFDDMLERAIYYVESGQFISPWKFILVDEFQDISRVRAKLIQVLLDKKAGSQLFAVGDDWQAIYRFSGGDMRLTTEFTRYFGKSTTTYLDKTFRYPQTILDTASEFICRNPEQITKHITSHTTGVAGQGVVKVMVDDELSQAQQLLNHIEQRNEGKTSVALLARNHRALPDKSKIAQWRQLYPELIISHNTFHGAKGSEADFTIVFGLKHRNFPSQVKTPAFVDALLPAQGAFPDAEERRLFYVALTRAKKQCFLLAPNDTPSYFLEEIA